GCGGGCTCGGGGAACATCGTCGAGGCCGTGCGGCACATGCGGGCGGTGACGAGCGGCATTCGCCGCCTGACCACCCTGGGCCCGGAGGAGCTGATGACCGAAGCCAAGACGCTGGGCGCGCCCTACGAGCTGCTCCGCTGGGTGGCCCAGCACGGGCAGCTGCCCGTGCCGAACTTCTCGGCTGGCGGCATCGCCACGCCGGCCGACGCTGCCCTGATGATGCAGCTCGGGGCCCAGGCCGTCTTCGTGGGCTCGGGCATCTTCAAGTCGCAGGATCCGCCGCGCCGGGCGCGGGCGATCGTGCAGGCCACCACCCACTGCAAGGACCCCGACGTCCTGGCCCGCGTGAGCGAGGAGCTCGGTGAGGCGATGGTGGGGCTGGAGACCTCCAAGCTCCCCAAGGAAGAGCTGCTTCAGACGCGCGGCTGGTAACGCGCCGGAGGTCACGATGAGGATCGGTGTCCTCGCGCTGCAGGGCGACTTCGCCCGGCACGCCCGGGCGCTCGCCCGGTGCCGGGGCGACATCGAGGTGGTGGAGGTCCGCAAGCCGAGCGAGCTGGCCGGCCTCGACGGCCTGGTGGTGCCGGGCGGCGAGAGCACGACGCTGCTGCGCCTCATGGAGGAGTGGCAGTTCCTGCCGGCGCTCGAGAAGTTTCACGCCGAGGGCCGGCCGCTCTTCGGCACCTGCGCCGGGGCCATCGTGCTGGCCCGGGAGGTCGAGAATCCGCGCCAGCTCTCGCTGGGGCTGATCGACATCGGCATCGAGCGCAATGCCTACGGCCGGCAGCGCGAGTCGTTCGAGGCCGCCGGCGAGGCGCTGCTGGCCGACCGCCGCGTGCCCATCGAGATGGTGTTCATCCGGGCTCCGCGGATCCGCTCACTGGGCCCCGGTGTGCAGACGCTGGCCAGCCATGGGGGCGATCCGGTCCTCGTGCAGGAGGGCAGCGTGCTGGTCGGCACGTTTCATCCGGAGCTGACCGAGGACCAGGCCGTCCATCAGTACTTCTGTGACCTGGTCGCCCGGAGCCGCGGCCGATGATCTTCCACGACTACTACTCGGACATCCCGGCCGCGGAGGTGGATCGAGTCGTGCTGGCCCAGGAACTGGGTCGGCTGGTGACGGTGGGCGACGACGGCACCCCGCACATCGGCCTCTACCCGTTCGTCTACGAAGGTGACGCGGTGGAGGTGCACCTCGTGCGGACCGACGAGCAGATCGCCGATCTGAAGGTCCGGCCGCGGTGCCTGTTCGAGGTGGATGAAGTCCTGGCGGTGATTCCCTCGTACTGGGTCAACGCGGAGTACGCGGGCTCGGCCACCGCGTACCACCGTACGGTGATCTTCGAGTGCACGGCCAGGGTCATCGAGACACCGGCGGCGGTGGCGGCCCAGCAACGACGTCTCCTGGCTCGCTACCAGCCGGAAGGCGGCTACCGGGCTCTGGACCCCGCGGATCCGCTCTACGCCGGCGCGCTGGAGCGGCTGGCCGCGGTCCACTTGACCATCACGCGGCGCCGGGCCAAATTCAAGCTCGGCCAGAACCGCCCGGCGGAGGCGCGGCGTCGCGTCATCGCCGAGTTGCGCCGGCGGGGACGCGCCCATGACGGGCGGGCGGCCGAGGCGCTGCAGTGGACCATCGACGTCCAGGGGAGATGAACCGATGAAGGCCAAGGCGAACGGGATCACCGTGAACTACGCCCTCGAGGGACCGGCGACCGCCCCCGTCGTGATGGTCAGCCACTCGCTGGCCGCCCACCTCGGCATGTGGGAGCCGCAGGTGGCCGCGCTCACCCGGAGCTTCCGCGTGTTGCGCTACGACACGCGGGGCCACGGCGGGAGCGAGGTGGTCCCCGGCGCCTACACGCTCGACCAGCTCGCCGACGATGCCGTCGGGCTTCTGGACGCGCTCGGGACCGACCGGGCCCAGTGGCTCGGCCTGTCGCTGGGCGGAATGATCGGTCAGACGCTGGCGCTCCGGGCCCCCGGCCGTCTGCGCAGCCTGATCCTCTGCGACACGACCAGCCGTGTGCCGGCCGAAGCGAAGCCCACCTGGGAAGCTCGCATCCGCACGGCCGAGACCCAGGGGATGGAGCCGATCGTCGAGCCGACCGTGGAACGGTGGTTCACCGCGCCATTCCGCCAGCGCCGGCCGGAGGTCGTCGACCGCGTCCGCACGATGATTCGCGAGACGGACCCTCGCGGCTACGCCGGCTGCTGCCACGCGATCTCCGGGCTCGACCTCACGGATCGGCTCTCGGCCATCCGCCTGCCCACGCTGGTGATCGTGGGGGAGGAGGATCAGGGCACGCCCGTGGCCGCCGCCCGGACGATTCACGAGCAGATCAAGGGCTCCGAGCTCGTGGTCATTCCCTCGGCGGCCCATCTGTCCAACATGGAGCAGCCCGAAGCCTTCACCAACGCCGTGGTGAAGTTCCTCGGCCGGGTCGCTTAGTCGGCCGCCGCGCCGGCCGCGCGCGGGCCTTGACAGGCAGGAGCGACCATAGGCATAGTGCGGTCAGACCAGCCGACCAGTCATCCCTGGTGTAGGAGGACCGCATGGCAGCGTTGACGTGCGAGGTTGTCTATCGCGGCATCTTTCAAAAGAACCTCGCCGCGCGGATCGCGCGCGGCATCGTCCTCAGCTCCCGCAAGGCAGGCCGCTGGGGGATCGCGTTCGGGCGCTACGGTGACAGCCCCCAGCGCAACGGGATCCCCGCCAAGGACTTCGCCATCGTCGCCGACACCAAGGAAGAGCTCGAGCAGAACATGGCCCGCTACGAGCCCAAGCAGGTGGACGTCACCATCTGCGTGGACGACACGCTGGCCAAGGGCGTGGAATCCTGGGCCTGGTACGGGCTGCAGCCCATCAACCGACTGACCGCCCCCAACGGCACCGTCCTGATGACGTCCCTGCAGCCGATCGACGCCCTGCTCAAGGACATCCACCAGAAGGACGCCCCCTGGACGCTCAGTCTGCTCCGGGCCAAGGCCTCGTTCTCGGGCCTGTGGGTATACAAGGAAGACCACACGGAGGCCCGGATCCTCGGGGCCCTGGCCAAGATCGCTCCCAACTTCCTGAGCCTGGACGCCGTGTGTCAGGCCATCCAGGAGTCGGAGTGGGGCTCGGATCTCAAGGTGGCCTCGGCCCGCAAGGCCCACGACCGCCTGGAGTCGCGCGCGATCAAGCCCGGCCAGGGGAACGCCGAGACGCCGTATGCCTTCGAGATGCCCCGGTGGTGGGAGATGCGCGAGGGTGTCACCATTCCGGCCATCCCCATCGGCAAGCCCAAGGAGGGCGGCAAGGGCTACGTGCCGGAGCGCAATCCCTACTTCAAGAAGTTCACCACGCGCACCATGCGGCCGGTGATCGACTTCGATACCTGCGTGAAGTGCAACCTGTGCTGGATCGCCTGTCCCGACTCCGTGTTCGACGTCATGCCGGACGGCACCTTCGACGCCAACATGGAGGCCTGCTGCGGGTGCGGTGTGTGCGAGGCGGTCTGCCCGGTCGAGAACTGCATCACGATGGTGAACGAGCAGCTGTTCGAGGACAACGCCAGCCAGTGGGAGATGTGGCGCAAGGACAAGGCGGGCTACAAGGCCTGGATGCAGGACAAGATCGGCAACAAGAATGCGACGGTGCGCTCGCACGGCTTCCGGTTCCGCGGGCAGTACGAGCAGGAGCTCAAGCAGGACCTGGACGTGGGAGGCGTGGAGATCACCGCCGGCATCCCGGGCGAGAACGCCGAGCACAAGACGGTGTAGGCGTAAGGCGGGGAGAGACAGCGCGGTGAGTCGGGACTCACGCAGCGCGATCGACATGGGCGAACGGGTGGTACCGGCGGGGCGCGGGCGTGGCGAAGCCCGGGTGCCCGCGCCCTGTTAGAGGAGGCAGGATCTATGGCAGTTGCCACGACAGCGGCCCGTGCCGCCGGTGAAGACAGAGAGCTCCTGATCTCGGGCAGCGAGGCGGTGGCCGAGGCCCTGACCTTGGCCGACATCGACGTCGTCACCGCCTATCCCATCCGCCCCTACGACACGGTCATGCAGGCGATCGCCAAGAAGATCTCCGGCGGCCAGCTGGTCGCCGAGTACATCGTGGCCGAGGGTGAGCACAGCCAGTTCGAGATCGTCAAGCACGCCTCCACGGTGGGCGCCCGCGTCTTCTGCGGCTCCTCCGGGGTGGGATGGGCGTATGCGATGGAGTGCCTGGTGGTGACGCCGCCGCTGCGCGTGCCCATGGTGGCCCTCGTGGGCAACCGGGCCCTGGACGACCCCGGGGCCTTCGGCGTCGAGCACAACGATGCGCTGTTCGTCCGCGACCTGGGCTGGTTGCTGGTGTGGATCGACACCTCTCAGGAGGCGCTGGACACCACCCTCATCGCCTATCGGGTGGCCGAGGACCGCCGGATCTTCCTGCCCCTGGCCATCTCGGCCGACGGGGCGTTCCTCACGCACTCCCAGGCCCTCACGCTGGTGCCGCCCAAGGAGAAGGTCGACAAGTTCCTGCCCCGCTACGATCGGGGCGATCTGCAGCTGCATCCGGACAACCCGATCACGGTGGCGCCGCAGGCCAACGAGGACTGGGTCATCGAGATCCGGCGCCAGAACGACGAGGCCATGAAGCGGGCCTACACGGTCATCGAGGAGGCCTACGCCGACTTCCGACGGGTCTTCGGCCGGGGTCCCGAGAACCCCTGGTTCGAGGAGTACATGACCGAGGACGCCGACGTGATCCTGATCGGCATGGGCACGATCTCGCTGCCCATCAAGGTCGGCATCCGCAATATGCGGGCGCAGGGCAAGAAAGTGGGGCTGGTGCGGCTGCGCTGGTTCCGCCCCTTCCCCTACGAGCAGCTGGCCCAGAGCCTGACGAAGGCCCAGGCCATCGGCGTCATCGACCGCGACTACTCGTTCGGCTCACCGTTCGCTTCGGGTGTGGTGGCCAACGAGATCCGTGCCGCCCTCTACAACGCGCCCAAGCGGCCCCCGTTGCTCAGCTTCATCGGCGGTCTAGGCGGGCGAGAAGTGACACTGGAGGACGTCTACAAGGCGACCGAGCTTTGCTACAATGCGGCGCAATCCGGCAAATCCGACGCGAAGACCCACTGGCTCGGGGTCCGGGAATAGAGGGAGAGGCGTATGGCGGAGACGACGTTCTCGAACGCGACGCAGATCCTCGAACCGTTCAAGGGGATCAAGCGGGTCACCATCGAGGAGTACTTCACCTCCGGGCACCGCACGTGTCAGGGGTGCGAGTCCGCGCTGGTCATGAAGCTGATGGTGAAGGCGGCCGGTCCCCGGACGATCGTGCTCGGCTCGACCGGGTGCATGTACGTGGCCAACACCACGTACTACACCACTCCCTGGGTGGTGCCGTGGATGCACACGCAGCTGGGCTCCTCGGGGTCCGCGGCGCTGGGGACGGCCGCCGGCCTCAAGGCGCTCATGCGCAAGGGCAAGATGAAGGCCGAGCCCATCAACGTGATCGCCTTCTGCGGTGACGGTGGCGGGGCCGACATGGGTGTGGGCGCGATCTCGGCGACCTTGACCCATCGGGAGTACAACTCCCTGATCCTGCTCTACGACAACGAGTCGTATGCCAACACCGACATCCAGTTGTCGGGGATGACGCCCTACGGCGCCCATACCACGTTCAGCCCGCCCGGCAAGGCCAAGCGCATCATGCACACCCGCTGGAAGAAGAACATGGCCGGCATGATGGCCGCCGGCCACCCCGAGTGCCGGTACGTGGCCACGGTATGCGCCTCCTACGCGGTGGAGATGATGAACAAGGTGCGGCGGGCGCTCAGCATCGGCGGCCCGACCTTCATACACTCGCTCGACCCGTGCCCCAAGGGCTGGGACTACGATCCGATGCTCTCGCATGAGCTGGGCGAGCTGGCGGTGGAGACCGGCCTCTTCCCGCTCTACGAGGTCGATGACGGCAACGTGAAATACTACGGCAAGACCAAGGCGATCACCGAGGGTCGCCAGCGCAAGCCGGTCCGCGAGTACCTCCTCAAGCAGGGCCGCTTCGCGCACTTCACCGAAGAGGACCTCGCCTACTTCCAAGCCAAAGTCGACGAGATGTGGGACAAGTGGGAGATCCCCGGTGTCGTCCCGTTCCGGCGGATCGACGCGGCCAAGGCAACGTTGGCCGCGAAGTAGCGCAAGACGTTGGTGGTCGTCGATCACCACCCGACTCGGGGCCGAGCGCGGAACGCTGCTCGGCCCCGTCGCGTTTCTCGTATGTCGCCGGGCTCCGGCTACCGGAGCGCCGGGAGAGGAGGGTACTCCCATGACCCGTGACTGGCGTGTCCTGCTGTGTTGGGCCGTGCTCCTGGCGGTCGGCGCGGTGGCCGGACCGGCCGCCGCCTGGGAGCCGTCGAAGCCGATCGAGTTCGTGATCCCGGCCGGCACCGGCGGCGGCGCCGACCAGATGGCTCGGCTCATCGCCGGCCTCGCCGAGAAGCACAAGCTCACGCCGCGGCCCCTGGTGGTCGTCAACAAGTCCGGAGGAGCCGGCGCCGAGGGGTTCATGCACGTGAAGGGTAAGAAGGGCGACGCCCACACGATCATCATCACGCTGTCGAACCTCTTCACGACCCCGCTGGCCACCGGGACGCCGTTCAACTGGCGCGATTACACGCCCATCGCGCGCATGGCTCTCGATCGTTTCATCCTGTGGGTCAACGCCGAGACTCCCTACAAGACGGCCAAGGAGTACGTCGAGGCCGTGAAGAAGAGCCCGGGCATGAAGATGGGCGGCACCGGCTCCAAGCAGGAAGACCAGATCATCACGGTCCAGCTGGAGCAGGCCCTGGGGCTCAAGTTCACGTACGTGCCGTTCAAGGGCGGGGGCACCGTGTGCGTGAACCTCGTGGGCAAGCACGTCGATTCCACGGTGAACAACCCCATCGAGTGCGTGAGCCACTGGAAGGCCGGGCGCGTCCGGCCCCTGGCCGTCTTCGACCCCGAGCGCGTTCCCGACAAGGACTGGAAGGAGATCCCCACCGTCAAGGAGGCGCTCGGCCTCGACATCCAGTACAACATGCTGCGCGGCATCTTCGGTCCCCCGGACATGCCGAAAGAGGCCGTCGACTGGTACATCGGCTTCCTCAAGAAGGTGTATGACACCCCGGAGTTCCAGGACTACCTGCACAAGGGCGCCCTCAAGGGCTCGTTCGCGACGGGCGCCGAATACGTCAAGTGGGTCGAGGGGGCTGAGCAGCTCCACAAGGAGTTGATGGCGAAGGGCGGGCTCGTCAAGAAGTAGATGCGGGCTGCCGACCTCATCACCGCGGCGATCCTGGCCGGCCTGGGCGGCGTCGTGCTCTACGACGCCGCCCGGCTCGGCTTCGGGTGGGGGATCGAGGGGCCGCGGAGCGGGTTCTTTCCTTTCTGGCTGGCGGTCC
Above is a window of Candidatus Methylomirabilota bacterium DNA encoding:
- the pdxT gene encoding pyridoxal 5'-phosphate synthase glutaminase subunit PdxT produces the protein MRIGVLALQGDFARHARALARCRGDIEVVEVRKPSELAGLDGLVVPGGESTTLLRLMEEWQFLPALEKFHAEGRPLFGTCAGAIVLAREVENPRQLSLGLIDIGIERNAYGRQRESFEAAGEALLADRRVPIEMVFIRAPRIRSLGPGVQTLASHGGDPVLVQEGSVLVGTFHPELTEDQAVHQYFCDLVARSRGR
- a CDS encoding FMN-binding negative transcriptional regulator, with amino-acid sequence MIFHDYYSDIPAAEVDRVVLAQELGRLVTVGDDGTPHIGLYPFVYEGDAVEVHLVRTDEQIADLKVRPRCLFEVDEVLAVIPSYWVNAEYAGSATAYHRTVIFECTARVIETPAAVAAQQRRLLARYQPEGGYRALDPADPLYAGALERLAAVHLTITRRRAKFKLGQNRPAEARRRVIAELRRRGRAHDGRAAEALQWTIDVQGR
- the pcaD gene encoding 3-oxoadipate enol-lactonase, translating into MKAKANGITVNYALEGPATAPVVMVSHSLAAHLGMWEPQVAALTRSFRVLRYDTRGHGGSEVVPGAYTLDQLADDAVGLLDALGTDRAQWLGLSLGGMIGQTLALRAPGRLRSLILCDTTSRVPAEAKPTWEARIRTAETQGMEPIVEPTVERWFTAPFRQRRPEVVDRVRTMIRETDPRGYAGCCHAISGLDLTDRLSAIRLPTLVIVGEEDQGTPVAAARTIHEQIKGSELVVIPSAAHLSNMEQPEAFTNAVVKFLGRVA
- a CDS encoding 4Fe-4S dicluster-binding protein; protein product: MAALTCEVVYRGIFQKNLAARIARGIVLSSRKAGRWGIAFGRYGDSPQRNGIPAKDFAIVADTKEELEQNMARYEPKQVDVTICVDDTLAKGVESWAWYGLQPINRLTAPNGTVLMTSLQPIDALLKDIHQKDAPWTLSLLRAKASFSGLWVYKEDHTEARILGALAKIAPNFLSLDAVCQAIQESEWGSDLKVASARKAHDRLESRAIKPGQGNAETPYAFEMPRWWEMREGVTIPAIPIGKPKEGGKGYVPERNPYFKKFTTRTMRPVIDFDTCVKCNLCWIACPDSVFDVMPDGTFDANMEACCGCGVCEAVCPVENCITMVNEQLFEDNASQWEMWRKDKAGYKAWMQDKIGNKNATVRSHGFRFRGQYEQELKQDLDVGGVEITAGIPGENAEHKTV
- a CDS encoding pyruvate ferredoxin oxidoreductase, coding for MAVATTAARAAGEDRELLISGSEAVAEALTLADIDVVTAYPIRPYDTVMQAIAKKISGGQLVAEYIVAEGEHSQFEIVKHASTVGARVFCGSSGVGWAYAMECLVVTPPLRVPMVALVGNRALDDPGAFGVEHNDALFVRDLGWLLVWIDTSQEALDTTLIAYRVAEDRRIFLPLAISADGAFLTHSQALTLVPPKEKVDKFLPRYDRGDLQLHPDNPITVAPQANEDWVIEIRRQNDEAMKRAYTVIEEAYADFRRVFGRGPENPWFEEYMTEDADVILIGMGTISLPIKVGIRNMRAQGKKVGLVRLRWFRPFPYEQLAQSLTKAQAIGVIDRDYSFGSPFASGVVANEIRAALYNAPKRPPLLSFIGGLGGREVTLEDVYKATELCYNAAQSGKSDAKTHWLGVRE
- a CDS encoding thiamine pyrophosphate-dependent enzyme — protein: MAETTFSNATQILEPFKGIKRVTIEEYFTSGHRTCQGCESALVMKLMVKAAGPRTIVLGSTGCMYVANTTYYTTPWVVPWMHTQLGSSGSAALGTAAGLKALMRKGKMKAEPINVIAFCGDGGGADMGVGAISATLTHREYNSLILLYDNESYANTDIQLSGMTPYGAHTTFSPPGKAKRIMHTRWKKNMAGMMAAGHPECRYVATVCASYAVEMMNKVRRALSIGGPTFIHSLDPCPKGWDYDPMLSHELGELAVETGLFPLYEVDDGNVKYYGKTKAITEGRQRKPVREYLLKQGRFAHFTEEDLAYFQAKVDEMWDKWEIPGVVPFRRIDAAKATLAAK
- a CDS encoding tripartite tricarboxylate transporter substrate binding protein, which translates into the protein MTRDWRVLLCWAVLLAVGAVAGPAAAWEPSKPIEFVIPAGTGGGADQMARLIAGLAEKHKLTPRPLVVVNKSGGAGAEGFMHVKGKKGDAHTIIITLSNLFTTPLATGTPFNWRDYTPIARMALDRFILWVNAETPYKTAKEYVEAVKKSPGMKMGGTGSKQEDQIITVQLEQALGLKFTYVPFKGGGTVCVNLVGKHVDSTVNNPIECVSHWKAGRVRPLAVFDPERVPDKDWKEIPTVKEALGLDIQYNMLRGIFGPPDMPKEAVDWYIGFLKKVYDTPEFQDYLHKGALKGSFATGAEYVKWVEGAEQLHKELMAKGGLVKK